A single genomic interval of Romboutsia ilealis harbors:
- the dnaN gene encoding DNA polymerase III subunit beta: MKIICNQKFLANKIGISQKAINGKTTLELLKGILLSAKDEQLKLTGYDLEIGIETYTQAEVIEEGEIVVNARLFGDIIRKLPDSFVEIETDAENNVYINCLNSRFKIKGDSAKEYPRLPEVNEEDLYNIPQELLKNMIKQTVFAISQDQTKPILMGELLEIVDGDISLVAIDGYRLAVRSCKINNIINNAKVIIPGKTLNDVNSLLSSEEDVKVGFDEKNAIFIINDTKIITRLLEGDFIDYKKLLPREYNSKVKLKTKELLNSIERASLLSQSEKNNLIKLSIRDNVMAITSNTDKGNVYEEVSLELTGEYLDIAFNSRYFLEGLKNIDSEEIFIEFTTNINPCIIRPADDVKYTYLLLPVRISSNI, translated from the coding sequence TTGAAAATAATTTGTAATCAAAAGTTTTTAGCTAATAAAATAGGTATTTCACAAAAAGCTATTAATGGAAAAACAACTTTAGAGCTTTTAAAAGGTATTTTATTATCCGCTAAAGACGAACAATTAAAATTAACTGGATATGATTTAGAAATAGGAATAGAAACTTATACACAAGCTGAAGTTATTGAAGAGGGAGAAATTGTAGTAAACGCTAGACTTTTTGGGGATATTATTAGAAAGTTACCTGATTCATTTGTTGAAATAGAAACAGACGCTGAAAATAATGTATATATAAATTGTTTAAATTCAAGATTTAAGATAAAGGGAGATTCTGCAAAAGAATATCCAAGACTTCCTGAAGTTAATGAAGAGGATCTATATAACATACCTCAAGAGTTATTAAAGAATATGATAAAGCAAACAGTATTTGCTATATCTCAAGATCAAACAAAGCCTATATTAATGGGAGAACTTTTAGAAATAGTTGATGGAGATATAAGCTTAGTTGCTATTGATGGATATAGACTAGCAGTTAGAAGTTGTAAGATTAATAATATAATAAATAATGCGAAGGTTATAATACCTGGAAAAACATTAAATGATGTAAATAGCTTATTATCATCTGAAGAGGATGTAAAAGTAGGATTTGATGAAAAAAATGCAATATTTATTATAAATGACACTAAAATAATAACTAGACTTCTTGAAGGTGACTTTATAGATTATAAAAAATTATTACCTAGAGAATATAACTCAAAAGTAAAATTAAAGACAAAGGAACTTTTAAATAGTATAGAAAGAGCATCACTATTATCGCAATCTGAGAAAAATAATTTAATAAAGTTATCTATAAGAGATAACGTTATGGCAATTACTTCAAATACTGATAAAGGAAATGTATATGAAGAAGTTAGTTTAGAATTAACTGGTGAATATTTAGATATAGCATTTAACTCTAGATATTTTTTAGAAGGTTTAAAAAATATAGATAGTGAAGAAATATTTATAGAATTCACTACAAATATAAACCCATGTATAATAAGACCAGCAGATGACGTTAAGTATACTTATTTACTACTTCCAGTAAGAATATCATCTAATATATAG
- the yaaA gene encoding S4 domain-containing protein YaaA has translation MIEINIDSEYIKLDQLLKLADAVSTGGHAKFLILEGLVKVNGEVEMRRGRKLKSQDVVEVEGQKIKVV, from the coding sequence ATGATTGAAATAAATATAGATTCAGAATACATAAAATTAGATCAACTTCTTAAGTTAGCAGATGCTGTATCTACAGGTGGACATGCTAAATTTTTAATATTAGAAGGTTTAGTTAAGGTTAATGGAGAAGTTGAAATGAGAAGAGGTAGAAAATTAAAATCTCAAGATGTTGTAGAGGTTGAAGGACAGAAAATAAAAGTAGTGTAA
- the recF gene encoding DNA replication/repair protein RecF (All proteins in this family for which functions are known are DNA-binding proteins that assist the filamentation of RecA onto DNA for the initiation of recombination or recombinational repair.): MRLNNLQLVNFRNYNNLYLEFNKKVNLLLGKNGQGKTNIVESIYMLSFGKSFRTSRDKEIIKFDTENLYVGGSFSKEHTDGLIEIAIGKNKKGIKVNKIHIQKIHELLGNLNVVIFSPEDLRLVKEGPKERRSFIDKEISQIMPKYYNYLTNYNKVLFQRNQLLKTNNVDEALLDVYDESLARYGSYLYILRRDFIKKIADISKNMHFKLTNSIEELSITYKSQIDINDDDTIDSIYNKFLDKLVSSRKHDIDVRTTRYGLHKDDLNIYVNGLDVRLYGSQGQQRTASISLKLSEIELIKNEVGEYPILILDDVFSELDETRQKLLIDNLSVVQMFITTAEVSHINIFNKSNTTIFRIENGQVINIENGGN; encoded by the coding sequence ATGCGACTAAATAATTTACAATTAGTGAATTTCAGAAATTATAATAATTTATATTTAGAATTTAATAAAAAAGTTAATCTTCTTTTAGGAAAAAATGGTCAAGGGAAGACGAATATAGTAGAATCTATATATATGTTATCTTTTGGAAAATCATTTAGAACTAGCAGAGATAAAGAAATTATAAAATTTGATACTGAAAATTTGTATGTTGGTGGTAGTTTTTCAAAAGAACATACAGATGGTCTAATAGAGATAGCAATTGGAAAGAATAAAAAGGGTATAAAGGTAAACAAAATTCACATACAAAAGATTCATGAATTACTTGGAAATTTAAACGTTGTTATATTTTCACCGGAAGATCTTAGATTAGTTAAAGAAGGTCCAAAGGAAAGAAGATCGTTTATTGATAAAGAAATTAGTCAAATTATGCCTAAATATTATAATTATCTTACTAATTATAATAAAGTACTTTTTCAAAGAAATCAGTTACTAAAAACTAATAACGTAGATGAAGCATTACTAGATGTTTATGATGAAAGTTTAGCTAGATATGGAAGTTATCTATATATTTTAAGACGAGATTTTATAAAAAAAATAGCAGATATATCTAAAAATATGCATTTTAAATTGACAAATTCAATTGAAGAATTATCAATTACATATAAAAGCCAGATTGATATAAACGATGACGATACTATTGATAGCATATATAATAAATTCTTAGATAAACTTGTTTCAAGTAGGAAGCATGATATTGATGTAAGAACAACTAGATATGGTTTACATAAAGACGATCTAAATATATATGTAAATGGGTTAGATGTTAGACTTTATGGATCACAAGGACAACAAAGAACAGCGTCTATTTCATTAAAATTATCTGAAATAGAGCTTATAAAAAATGAAGTTGGAGAATACCCAATTCTAATTTTAGATGATGTATTTAGTGAATTAGATGAAACAAGACAAAAACTATTGATAGATAACTTGAGTGTAGTTCAAATGTTTATAACTACCGCTGAAGTTTCACATATAAATATATTTAATAAAAGTAATACAACCATTTTTAGGATTGAAAATGGACAAGTTATTAATATAGAGAATGGAGGGAACTAG
- the gyrB gene encoding DNA topoisomerase (ATP-hydrolyzing) subunit B encodes MKQEYGASQIQVLEGLEAVRKRPGMYIGSTGPRGLHHLVYEVVDNSIDEALQGYCSEIYVAINKDGSITVKDNGRGIPVEIHPKTGKSTLETVLTVLHAGGKFGGGGYKVSGGLHGVGVSVVNALSEWVVAEVRRDGKIHKQSYKLGTPTTDLEIVGECKDTGTTISFMPDATIFDEIEFKFDTLEHRLRELSFLNKGIKIVFEDKREGQEKKKEFHYTGGLVEYVKYLNKSRTGIHDEIVYIDKKVDDYVVELAMQYTDGYSENIYSFANNINTHEGGTHLAGFKTALTKTINEYAKRNKLLKENEPNLLGEDIREGLTTVVSVKLPEPQFEGQTKTKLGNTVMRGIVDSVTVEELGAFLEENPTTARIIVDKGLRAQRAREAAKRARELTRRKSVLESTSLPGKLADCAEKDPSKSEIFLVEGDSAGGSAKQGRDRHTQAILPLRGKILNVEKSRLDKILSSDEIKNMITAFGCGVGNDFDLEKARYHKIVIMTDADVDGAHIRTLLLTFFFRYMRPLIENGLVYIAQPPLYKVKKQKKEYYVYSDEQLNVLLEEIGRQGVELQRYKGLGEMNAEQLWDTTMDPETRTLLQVSIEDAVLADEVFSMLMGDKVAPRREFIEENATYVRNLDI; translated from the coding sequence ATGAAACAAGAATACGGTGCAAGTCAGATACAAGTTCTAGAAGGATTAGAGGCCGTTAGAAAAAGACCAGGTATGTATATCGGTTCAACAGGTCCTAGAGGTTTACACCATTTAGTTTATGAAGTAGTAGACAACAGTATAGATGAAGCATTACAAGGTTATTGTTCAGAAATATATGTTGCAATAAACAAAGATGGAAGTATAACAGTAAAGGATAATGGTAGAGGTATACCCGTAGAGATACATCCTAAAACAGGAAAATCTACACTAGAGACAGTTTTAACAGTACTTCATGCAGGAGGTAAATTCGGTGGAGGAGGATATAAGGTATCTGGTGGTCTTCACGGAGTTGGGGTTTCTGTAGTGAATGCTCTATCTGAATGGGTTGTAGCAGAAGTTCGCAGAGATGGAAAGATACACAAACAATCATATAAATTAGGTACACCTACAACAGATCTTGAAATAGTAGGTGAATGCAAAGATACAGGTACTACTATAAGCTTTATGCCAGATGCTACAATATTTGATGAAATTGAATTTAAATTTGATACATTAGAGCATAGACTTAGAGAGTTATCTTTCTTAAATAAAGGTATAAAAATAGTATTTGAGGATAAGAGAGAAGGGCAAGAAAAGAAAAAAGAATTCCATTACACTGGAGGATTAGTAGAATACGTAAAATATTTAAATAAATCTAGAACTGGAATTCATGATGAAATAGTTTATATAGATAAAAAAGTAGATGATTATGTTGTTGAGTTAGCTATGCAGTATACTGACGGTTATTCAGAGAACATATATTCTTTTGCTAATAATATAAATACTCACGAAGGTGGTACTCACTTAGCAGGATTCAAGACAGCTCTTACAAAGACAATAAATGAATATGCTAAGAGAAATAAACTTTTAAAAGAAAATGAGCCGAACTTATTAGGTGAGGATATAAGAGAAGGTCTTACAACTGTAGTATCGGTAAAGCTTCCAGAGCCTCAATTTGAAGGTCAAACAAAGACTAAATTAGGAAATACGGTTATGAGAGGTATAGTAGATAGCGTAACAGTAGAAGAGTTAGGAGCTTTTTTAGAGGAAAACCCAACTACAGCTAGGATAATAGTAGATAAAGGTCTTAGAGCTCAAAGAGCAAGAGAAGCAGCTAAAAGGGCAAGAGAACTAACTAGAAGAAAGAGTGTATTAGAAAGTACTTCATTGCCAGGGAAATTAGCTGACTGCGCTGAAAAGGATCCTTCTAAGAGTGAAATATTCTTAGTCGAAGGGGATTCTGCCGGTGGTTCTGCTAAACAAGGTAGAGATAGACATACGCAAGCAATACTTCCGTTAAGAGGTAAGATATTAAACGTTGAAAAATCTAGATTAGATAAAATATTATCATCAGATGAAATAAAAAATATGATAACTGCATTTGGATGTGGGGTTGGTAATGACTTTGATTTAGAAAAAGCTAGATATCATAAAATAGTTATCATGACCGATGCCGACGTCGATGGAGCACATATAAGAACATTATTATTAACGTTCTTCTTCAGATATATGAGACCATTAATAGAGAATGGATTAGTGTATATAGCACAGCCACCTTTATACAAAGTTAAAAAGCAAAAGAAAGAATACTATGTTTATTCTGATGAACAATTAAATGTTTTATTAGAAGAAATCGGAAGACAAGGTGTAGAGCTTCAAAGATACAAAGGACTTGGAGAGATGAACGCTGAACAGTTATGGGATACTACAATGGATCCTGAAACAAGAACTTTATTACAAGTATCTATAGAAGATGCAGTACTTGCAGATGAGGTATTCTCAATGCTTATGGGTGACAAAGTTGCTCCTAGAAGAGAATTTATAGAAGAAAATGCAACATATGTTAGAAACTTAGATATATAG
- the gyrA gene encoding DNA gyrase subunit A codes for MEENNRILPIEIAEEMKKSYIDYSMSVIVGRALPDVRDGLKPVHRRILYSMNELNLTPDKPYRKSARIVGDVLGKYHPHGDSAVYLAMVRMAQDFATRGLLVDGHGNFGSVDGDSPAAMRYTEAKMTKLSLELLRDIEKETVDFVPNFDESLKEPSVLPSRYPNLLVNGSNGIAVGMATSIPPHNLGEVIDATVHLIDNEECSVEDLMQFIKGPDFPTAALIMGKENIAEAYRTGRGKVKVRARAVIEELPKGKQQIVVTEIPYQVNKAKLVERIAELVKDKKIEGISDLRDESNRNGMRIVIELKRDVNANIVLNNLYKHSQMEDTFSVIMLALVNGQPKVLNLKQILYHYVQHQKDVVTRRTKFELNKAEARAHILEGLRIALDNIDAVISLIRASKTTQEAKAGLIEKFGLTDIQAQAILDMRLQRLTGLERDKIEAEYEELIKKINRLKEILANERLLLNVIKEEMLIIKENYADERRTEIRHAEGEIDMRDLIDDEEIAITLTHFGYIKRLPADTYKSQKRGGRGISALTTREEDFVKHLVSTTTHSRLLFFTNKGRVFRLNAYEIPEGKRQAKGTAIVNLLQLGPNEKIATLLAIDEKDENKYLLLATKNGIVKKTNREEFKNINKSGLIAIGLREDDELIGVKVTDGNKDVLLVTKEGMSIRFDENDIRPMGRTAMGVKGITLSNEDKVVSMSLCEEGTDVLVVSENGFGKRTDINEYRTQIRAGKGIKTYNIAEKTGKLVGAEMVNEDDEMMIINSDGVLIRLRVNEISLFGRVTSGVKLMKTDDEVNVVSISKIKMEEE; via the coding sequence ATGGAAGAAAATAATAGAATACTCCCTATTGAAATAGCAGAAGAAATGAAAAAGTCTTATATAGACTATTCTATGAGTGTTATAGTTGGTAGAGCTCTTCCGGATGTAAGAGATGGATTAAAACCAGTTCATAGAAGAATATTATATTCAATGAATGAATTAAATTTAACACCAGATAAACCATATAGAAAGTCTGCCCGTATAGTTGGGGACGTTCTAGGGAAGTATCATCCACACGGAGATTCAGCAGTTTATTTAGCAATGGTTAGAATGGCTCAAGATTTCGCAACTAGGGGACTTTTAGTTGATGGACATGGTAACTTTGGTTCTGTAGATGGTGATTCGCCAGCCGCAATGCGTTATACAGAAGCAAAAATGACTAAATTATCTCTTGAATTATTAAGAGATATAGAAAAGGAAACAGTTGATTTCGTACCTAACTTTGATGAATCATTAAAAGAACCATCAGTATTACCATCAAGATATCCAAATCTTTTAGTTAATGGATCTAATGGTATAGCCGTTGGTATGGCTACATCTATACCACCTCATAACTTAGGTGAAGTAATAGATGCAACGGTACATTTAATAGATAACGAAGAATGTTCTGTTGAAGATTTAATGCAATTTATAAAAGGTCCAGATTTCCCAACAGCAGCGTTAATAATGGGTAAAGAAAACATTGCTGAGGCATATAGAACTGGTAGAGGTAAGGTTAAAGTTAGAGCTAGAGCGGTAATTGAAGAATTACCAAAAGGAAAACAACAAATAGTAGTAACTGAAATACCTTATCAAGTTAATAAAGCTAAGTTAGTTGAAAGAATAGCTGAATTAGTTAAAGACAAAAAGATAGAAGGAATATCTGATCTTAGAGATGAAAGTAATAGAAATGGGATGAGAATAGTTATAGAGCTTAAAAGAGATGTTAATGCTAATATAGTATTAAATAACTTATATAAACATTCTCAAATGGAAGATACATTTAGTGTAATAATGCTTGCATTAGTAAATGGTCAACCTAAAGTATTAAATCTTAAACAAATACTATATCATTATGTACAACATCAAAAAGATGTAGTAACTAGACGTACTAAATTTGAACTAAATAAAGCTGAAGCGAGAGCACATATATTAGAAGGATTAAGAATAGCTTTAGATAATATAGATGCAGTTATAAGCTTAATAAGAGCTTCTAAAACTACTCAAGAAGCTAAAGCTGGTTTAATTGAGAAGTTTGGATTAACTGATATACAAGCTCAAGCTATATTAGATATGAGACTTCAAAGGCTTACTGGATTAGAAAGAGATAAGATAGAAGCTGAGTATGAAGAATTAATAAAGAAAATTAATAGATTAAAAGAAATCTTAGCTAATGAAAGATTACTTCTTAACGTAATAAAAGAAGAAATGCTTATAATAAAAGAAAATTATGCAGATGAAAGAAGAACTGAAATAAGACATGCTGAAGGCGAAATAGATATGAGAGATCTTATAGATGATGAAGAAATAGCAATAACTCTTACTCATTTTGGATATATCAAGAGACTTCCAGCTGATACTTATAAGAGTCAAAAAAGAGGCGGTAGAGGAATATCTGCTCTTACGACAAGAGAAGAAGACTTTGTAAAACATTTAGTAAGTACAACTACACATAGTAGATTACTGTTCTTTACAAATAAAGGTAGAGTATTTAGACTAAATGCTTATGAAATACCTGAAGGTAAGAGACAAGCAAAAGGAACTGCTATTGTAAACTTACTTCAATTAGGTCCTAACGAAAAAATAGCTACACTACTAGCTATAGATGAAAAGGATGAAAACAAATACTTATTATTAGCTACTAAAAATGGTATAGTTAAGAAAACTAACCGTGAGGAATTCAAAAACATAAATAAATCTGGATTAATAGCTATAGGTTTAAGAGAAGATGATGAACTTATAGGCGTTAAAGTAACTGATGGAAACAAAGATGTTCTTTTAGTGACAAAAGAAGGTATGTCTATAAGATTTGATGAAAATGACATAAGACCGATGGGAAGAACAGCTATGGGGGTTAAGGGTATAACATTATCTAATGAGGATAAAGTTGTATCTATGAGCTTATGTGAAGAAGGTACTGATGTATTAGTAGTTAGTGAAAATGGATTTGGAAAAAGAACAGATATAAATGAATATAGAACTCAGATAAGAGCAGGAAAAGGAATAAAAACTTACAACATAGCTGAAAAGACAGGAAAACTTGTTGGAGCAGAAATGGTAAATGAAGATGATGAAATGATGATAATAAACTCTGATGGTGTACTTATAAGATTAAGAGTTAATGAAATTTCATTATTCGGAAGAGTAACTAGTGGAGTTAAGTTAATGAAAACTGACGACGAAGTCAATGTAGTTTCTATTTCAAAAATAAAGATGGAAGAAGAATAG
- a CDS encoding YtxH domain-containing protein, producing MSKKSGNFLLLGALIGFIAGLFLAPKKGSELRKDAKNKLDEIKENPKDVLQGTFDDVKEKINDFIDDNFVEDDNIHISEDEIVISKTFSNEGDNK from the coding sequence ATGAGTAAAAAGAGTGGAAATTTTTTATTATTAGGAGCACTAATAGGTTTTATAGCTGGTCTATTCCTTGCACCTAAAAAAGGTTCTGAATTAAGAAAAGATGCAAAAAATAAATTAGATGAAATTAAAGAAAATCCAAAGGATGTTTTACAAGGAACATTTGATGATGTAAAAGAAAAAATCAACGATTTTATAGATGATAACTTTGTAGAAGACGATAATATACATATATCTGAAGATGAAATTGTGATAAGTAAAACATTTAGTAACGAGGGAGATAATAAGTAA
- a CDS encoding DUF948 domain-containing protein: MNTLGWQIGAFLIGASALIIAIYIGKLLNTTNKVVEKVYKIIDYNERHIHETIENVASITTYTEEIVSMLSKITSITKVFRFVKRR, translated from the coding sequence ATGAATACTTTGGGATGGCAGATAGGGGCATTTTTAATAGGAGCCTCAGCTTTAATTATAGCTATATATATAGGGAAATTACTAAATACTACTAATAAAGTTGTAGAAAAAGTATATAAAATTATAGACTATAACGAAAGACACATACATGAAACTATAGAAAATGTGGCATCAATAACAACATATACAGAAGAAATAGTTAGTATGCTAAGTAAGATTACAAGTATAACGAAAGTATTCAGATTTGTAAAAAGGAGATAA
- a CDS encoding STAS domain-containing protein, which translates to MSMNIDSKLNNENSFWDISLRGELDVSTADKLKEHLHNLADEKILDMKINLENLDYIDSTGLGAMIGVLKKLKTDNKEIYIINPKSNVKKIFTITGLDKIFKVEG; encoded by the coding sequence ATGTCAATGAATATAGATTCTAAATTAAATAACGAAAATAGTTTTTGGGATATATCTCTTCGAGGAGAGTTAGATGTATCAACAGCAGATAAGTTAAAAGAGCATTTACATAATTTAGCTGACGAAAAAATATTAGATATGAAGATAAATCTTGAGAACTTAGATTATATAGATTCTACGGGCCTAGGTGCTATGATAGGTGTTTTAAAGAAGCTAAAAACGGATAATAAAGAAATATATATAATAAATCCAAAGAGTAACGTAAAAAAGATTTTTACTATAACAGGTCTAGATAAAATATTTAAAGTGGAGGGATAG
- a CDS encoding ATP-binding protein, whose amino-acid sequence MEISANPDFVSIIRLTTSGIANKIGFSIDDIEDMKVAVSEACTNAIKHSDDESVSITYTILENGLDIEIKDNGKGYDVKSIATPDLTQPKENGLGLFIIQTLMDDVKIESKDNQGTIIKMTKYLGVDI is encoded by the coding sequence ATGGAGATAAGTGCTAATCCTGATTTTGTAAGTATAATAAGATTAACTACTTCAGGTATAGCTAATAAGATAGGCTTTTCAATAGATGATATAGAAGATATGAAAGTAGCAGTATCAGAAGCTTGTACTAATGCTATAAAGCATAGTGATGATGAAAGCGTAAGTATAACATATACTATATTAGAAAATGGATTAGATATAGAAATAAAAGATAATGGAAAAGGGTACGATGTAAAATCAATAGCTACACCTGATTTAACACAACCAAAAGAAAATGGATTAGGATTATTTATAATCCAAACACTAATGGATGATGTGAAGATAGAATCAAAAGACAACCAAGGAACAATAATAAAAATGACTAAGTATTTAGGAGTTGATATTTAA
- a CDS encoding SigB/SigF/SigG family RNA polymerase sigma factor, with protein MKNVANATNYLDIDTKELFRIYSKDKDNKDVRNILIERHLYLVNLLAKKYINKGVEYEDLYQVGSLALIYAIDRYDIEKGYEFSSFATPTIIGEIKKYFRDKVWALRVPRRVQELSKKISEAKVALEQENKTHPKVKDISDYIGCTEEEVLEAMEASYGYQPISLDSSGNDDSEDKDITLIDKIGEEESSFNNIEQKDFINKFMESLNELEVKIFKDRFFLDKTQSIIAKELEISQMTVSRIEKKIVEKLRKEYEKHL; from the coding sequence ATGAAGAATGTAGCTAATGCTACAAATTACCTAGATATAGATACAAAAGAGTTATTTAGGATATATAGTAAAGATAAAGATAATAAGGATGTTAGAAATATTCTTATTGAAAGACATTTATATTTAGTAAACTTGTTAGCTAAAAAGTATATTAATAAAGGTGTTGAATATGAAGATTTATATCAAGTAGGATCTTTAGCACTAATATATGCAATAGATAGATATGATATAGAAAAAGGGTATGAGTTTTCAAGTTTTGCAACACCAACAATAATAGGTGAAATAAAGAAATACTTTAGAGATAAAGTATGGGCCTTAAGAGTTCCAAGAAGAGTTCAAGAGCTAAGCAAAAAAATAAGTGAAGCTAAAGTGGCACTTGAGCAAGAAAATAAGACTCATCCAAAGGTAAAAGATATATCTGACTATATAGGTTGTACTGAAGAAGAGGTTTTAGAAGCGATGGAAGCATCTTATGGATACCAGCCAATATCTTTAGATTCATCTGGCAATGATGACTCAGAAGATAAAGATATCACGCTTATAGATAAAATCGGTGAAGAGGAAAGTAGTTTTAATAATATAGAACAAAAAGATTTTATAAATAAATTTATGGAAAGTTTAAATGAACTAGAAGTTAAAATATTTAAAGATAGATTCTTTTTAGATAAAACTCAATCTATAATAGCAAAAGAGTTAGAAATATCTCAAATGACAGTCTCTAGAATAGAAAAAAAGATTGTTGAGAAACTTAGAAAAGAGTACGAAAAGCACTTGTAG
- a CDS encoding transcription repressor NadR, with the protein MNTKERRELLLSILNKSTNPIKGDELANILNVSRQVIVQDIALIRATGVDIIATPQGYVIYNTKMSSKVIECRNHTDEDEFYNELKTIVDLGGKVKDVIVKHPIYGEIKVDLDIASNRDIDKFMKKASSDEFKQLSTLTKNSHFHTIEAKSEEILDEIISSLLDKNILANNSKK; encoded by the coding sequence ATGAACACTAAAGAGAGAAGAGAGTTACTATTGAGTATATTAAATAAATCAACCAATCCTATAAAGGGTGATGAGTTAGCGAATATTTTAAATGTAAGCCGACAAGTAATAGTTCAAGATATAGCTTTAATAAGAGCAACAGGAGTAGATATAATAGCTACTCCTCAAGGGTATGTAATATATAATACTAAAATGTCATCTAAAGTTATAGAATGCAGAAACCATACTGATGAAGATGAATTTTATAATGAGTTAAAGACTATAGTAGATTTAGGTGGTAAAGTAAAAGATGTAATAGTAAAACATCCGATTTATGGAGAAATTAAAGTAGATTTAGATATAGCTTCTAATAGAGATATAGATAAATTTATGAAAAAAGCCTCAAGTGATGAATTTAAACAATTATCAACATTAACAAAAAATAGCCATTTTCACACAATTGAAGCAAAAAGTGAAGAGATATTAGATGAAATTATTTCCTCATTATTAGATAAAAATATACTTGCAAATAATAGCAAAAAATAG